From the genome of Sulfurimonas sp., one region includes:
- a CDS encoding DUF2249 domain-containing protein, producing MEKIEVLGATVDFFKDTNDGITTYQFDSSRCAPPEPMVNAMAGLQLLDENSSLIMINHHSPGGLFPKIEQEFNYEESILEDGKVKIVFRRKVDADSTTDFTQNSCSGGRCSH from the coding sequence ATGGAAAAAATAGAAGTTTTAGGGGCAACGGTAGATTTTTTTAAAGATACTAATGATGGTATCACAACATATCAATTTGACTCAAGCAGGTGTGCACCACCAGAACCAATGGTAAATGCGATGGCAGGGTTGCAGTTACTTGATGAAAATTCGTCTCTTATAATGATAAACCATCATTCTCCAGGTGGACTTTTCCCAAAAATAGAGCAGGAGTTCAACTATGAGGAAAGTATACTTGAGGATGGTAAGGTGAAGATAGTGTTTAGACGAAAAGTTGATGCAGACAGTACAACTGACTTCACACAAAACAGTTGTAGCGGTGGAAGGTGCAGTCATTAA
- a CDS encoding metal-sulfur cluster assembly factor: protein MYSKDEIFKAVSSVVDPEVGFNLVDMGLVYDAMCNKDMEVTVTMTLSTKACPLHQMLVQWVEEAVLRELPDADLAKVELVWEPVWNISMATDEVKQRLGGKII from the coding sequence ATGTATAGTAAAGATGAGATATTTAAAGCAGTGTCATCAGTAGTTGATCCGGAAGTTGGATTCAATCTTGTGGATATGGGGCTTGTATATGATGCTATGTGCAACAAAGATATGGAAGTCACTGTCACTATGACACTAAGTACAAAAGCCTGCCCACTTCATCAGATGTTAGTTCAATGGGTAGAGGAAGCTGTACTTAGAGAACTTCCAGATGCAGATCTTGCCAAAGTTGAGCTAGTATGGGAACCTGTATGGAATATATCTATGGCAACGGATGAAGTCAAGCAAAGGTTAGGAGGTAAAATAATATGA
- a CDS encoding nitrous oxide-stimulated promoter family protein codes for MTTQKFEEDVEVLKSFFPIFCNDNHKHQIKKNYVFKYKSEEYYFQTNLCVECHNLLNYSLQKLKECPHDIKPKCRKCPSPCYEKPQWKTLAKLMKYSGIKLGYIKIKNKLTELLR; via the coding sequence ATGACAACTCAAAAGTTTGAAGAAGATGTTGAAGTATTGAAAAGTTTTTTTCCTATTTTTTGTAATGACAATCATAAGCATCAAATAAAAAAGAATTATGTATTTAAATACAAATCAGAAGAATACTACTTCCAAACAAATCTTTGTGTAGAGTGTCATAACCTTCTAAACTACTCATTACAAAAACTGAAAGAATGTCCTCACGACATAAAACCAAAATGCAGAAAATGTCCTAGCCCATGTTATGAAAAGCCTCAGTGGAAAACCTTAGCAAAGTTAATGAAATATAGTGGTATAAAATTAGGCTATATAAAAATAAAAAATAAATTAACAGAACTGTTAAGATAA
- a CDS encoding winged helix-turn-helix domain-containing protein, with protein sequence MIYSYMQKQENTEYKIGGQIWVQKNAENFMGPGRVALLEKLSEGCSISRAAESLGMDYTTAVKNIIAINKVADKPLVINHNDEHFEVTRYGNEIIKVYLQLKEEHTVFLEKLNKTFEEKLTKIIL encoded by the coding sequence ATGATATATTCTTATATGCAAAAACAAGAAAATACAGAGTATAAAATTGGTGGACAAATCTGGGTTCAAAAAAATGCTGAGAACTTTATGGGACCTGGAAGAGTAGCTTTGCTTGAGAAGTTATCTGAGGGTTGTTCTATCTCACGAGCAGCAGAATCGTTGGGCATGGATTATACAACAGCGGTTAAAAATATAATAGCTATTAATAAAGTTGCTGATAAACCGTTGGTAATAAACCATAATGATGAGCACTTCGAGGTTACAAGGTACGGAAATGAAATAATCAAGGTCTATTTGCAACTAAAAGAAGAACATACTGTATTTTTGGAAAAGCTAAATAAAACTTTTGAAGAAAAGTTAACTAAGATTATCTTATGA
- a CDS encoding Crp/Fnr family transcriptional regulator, with product MNIKDAIKSITLFNHLNEEEVEFIASMSHVSKFDAGSVLYYESESIDKLLFLVDGLLKVYKIDKYDNEIFLYYIYPNSMISELSNLNENKINCFSNSEFVRQSTLLSIDFKRFKDEFLFQNELVFKFISELIYKNQQLQCIVNRELVFDATSKVAFMLINDLEIFNQLKRNEVSLLLHIQPETLSRVLKRLSRNEIIIIDKGIVMINKEEELKNIYMGM from the coding sequence ATGAATATAAAAGATGCAATAAAATCTATCACTTTGTTTAATCACTTAAATGAAGAAGAAGTTGAGTTTATAGCATCAATGTCCCATGTATCAAAGTTTGATGCAGGATCGGTATTGTATTATGAATCTGAGTCTATTGATAAGCTTCTTTTTTTAGTGGACGGGCTTTTAAAAGTGTATAAAATAGATAAATATGATAATGAAATTTTTCTATATTATATCTATCCTAATTCCATGATATCTGAACTCTCAAACCTAAATGAAAATAAAATAAACTGTTTTTCTAATAGTGAATTTGTAAGACAAAGTACTCTCTTATCAATAGACTTTAAAAGGTTTAAAGATGAATTTTTATTCCAAAATGAGCTGGTCTTTAAGTTTATAAGTGAACTGATATATAAAAACCAGCAGCTACAATGTATAGTAAATAGGGAACTTGTTTTTGATGCTACCAGTAAAGTTGCTTTTATGCTAATAAATGATCTAGAAATATTTAACCAGTTAAAAAGGAATGAAGTGTCGCTTCTTCTTCACATACAACCTGAAACTCTTTCGAGAGTTTTAAAAAGATTAAGCAGAAATGAAATAATTATTATAGATAAAGGCATTGTTATGATCAACAAAGAAGAAGAATTGAAAAATATATATATGGGAATGTAA
- a CDS encoding type IV pili methyl-accepting chemotaxis transducer N-terminal domain-containing protein, producing the protein MKSISVKQTIKVLGILLILSIFIVISVSIYLNQKNIKDATIVNIAGKQRMLTQRITKNIYYLYNTRSHDFKEIDQAIDEFNYGLDTLKNGNSLLNISEAPTQEINNQISKVLVLWKTFEKNTNDFKTALLNNDIANLNYLLSYMYKSNNELLEEVDEIVTLYTMHIEEKTNFIKKFQYVSFAFLFVFALYSLIQLKQIESHAREFFEKYKKISSSEISNLEPMEISSEQEFVEIADGMNCFIDKVNSVITYSQSALEQSEVAANQLEALTKEFGNIIQDLENKPEIMKNIDMSEDIAIESSENLLKTTKQLNELKKQLDSLLKNCKN; encoded by the coding sequence ATGAAAAGTATAAGCGTTAAACAGACTATAAAAGTTTTGGGAATATTACTAATACTCTCAATATTCATTGTTATTAGTGTGTCAATATATTTGAACCAAAAAAATATTAAAGATGCGACAATAGTTAATATTGCTGGAAAACAAAGAATGCTGACACAAAGAATTACAAAGAATATCTATTATCTTTATAATACAAGGTCACATGACTTTAAAGAGATTGATCAAGCTATAGATGAGTTTAATTATGGTTTGGATACATTAAAAAATGGGAATAGTTTATTGAATATCTCAGAAGCTCCAACTCAAGAGATAAATAATCAGATATCTAAAGTCTTGGTACTTTGGAAGACTTTCGAAAAGAATACAAACGACTTTAAAACAGCACTTTTAAACAATGATATCGCAAACCTTAACTATCTTCTTAGTTATATGTATAAATCTAATAATGAACTCCTTGAAGAGGTTGATGAAATTGTTACATTATATACTATGCATATAGAAGAAAAAACAAATTTTATAAAAAAATTCCAATATGTATCTTTTGCGTTTCTTTTTGTATTTGCCTTGTATTCACTAATCCAATTGAAACAAATCGAATCCCATGCTAGAGAGTTTTTTGAAAAATATAAAAAGATTAGCAGTTCAGAAATTTCAAACTTAGAACCTATGGAAATAAGTTCTGAGCAAGAATTTGTAGAAATTGCAGACGGTATGAACTGTTTTATAGATAAAGTAAATTCTGTAATCACATATTCTCAAAGTGCACTGGAACAATCAGAAGTAGCAGCAAATCAGCTTGAGGCACTAACAAAAGAGTTTGGGAATATAATTCAAGACTTAGAGAATAAACCAGAAATTATGAAAAATATCGATATGAGTGAAGACATTGCTATCGAGTCCTCTGAGAATCTTTTAAAGACAACCAAGCAACTGAATGAATTAAAAAAACAACTGGACTCTTTACTAAAAAATTGTAAGAACTAG
- the hcp gene encoding hydroxylamine reductase: protein MSMFCYQCEMSTPNGCGSTGATVGTCGKDENLSRLQDTMIFGLKGLSAYREHLNELKPQETKNVDDVMSETLYFTLTNVNFNFDDHIAQLMKVGSAGVEVMDKLSNAHTGKFGVPTPVIVDQNKVEGKAILVSGHNLEMMEKLLKATDGKGINVYTHSEMLPAHGYPELRKYSHLKGNVGKAWFDQAELMKRFKGTFVVNTNCIVPPKKDADYVDRVFTYKIVGIEGGTQIVDDNFDELIEKTLQCEDTNMDDNLSLVTGHHYKTILTLAPQILEALQAGKIRQFFVIAGCDAPGRAGEYYREMAENLPKDCVIITSSCGKFRFNDIDFGNIPGTEIPRYLDLGQCNDSNGAVEIAKAVSEALDTPINDLPISIVLSWMEQKAVIILLALFSLGIKDIYLGPKPPQFVNEDIFNFLAENFNLHLTGDAKEDLKNLLIEKVA from the coding sequence TTTGTTACCAGTGTGAGATGAGTACACCAAACGGTTGTGGTTCTACTGGAGCTACTGTAGGTACGTGTGGAAAAGATGAGAACCTGAGCAGACTTCAAGATACAATGATTTTCGGGCTTAAAGGGCTTAGTGCTTATCGTGAACACCTAAATGAGCTTAAACCTCAAGAGACTAAAAACGTTGATGATGTTATGAGTGAGACACTCTATTTTACCCTTACGAATGTAAATTTTAATTTTGATGATCACATAGCACAGCTAATGAAAGTAGGAAGTGCCGGTGTAGAGGTTATGGATAAGCTCTCAAACGCACATACTGGTAAGTTTGGTGTACCTACTCCTGTAATCGTTGATCAAAACAAAGTTGAAGGAAAAGCTATCCTTGTAAGTGGTCATAACCTAGAGATGATGGAAAAACTTTTAAAAGCAACAGATGGTAAAGGTATAAATGTATATACACACTCAGAGATGCTACCGGCTCACGGTTACCCTGAACTTAGAAAATATTCACACCTTAAAGGTAATGTTGGTAAGGCATGGTTTGATCAAGCAGAGCTTATGAAACGCTTTAAGGGAACATTTGTAGTAAATACAAACTGTATAGTTCCTCCAAAAAAAGATGCTGATTATGTAGATAGAGTGTTCACTTACAAGATAGTAGGTATTGAGGGTGGGACTCAGATTGTTGATGACAACTTCGATGAGCTTATAGAGAAAACACTACAGTGTGAAGATACAAATATGGATGATAATCTATCACTAGTTACAGGGCATCATTATAAAACTATTTTAACTTTAGCTCCTCAGATTCTAGAAGCGCTGCAAGCTGGAAAGATCAGACAATTTTTTGTAATTGCAGGATGTGATGCACCGGGTCGTGCAGGAGAGTATTATAGAGAGATGGCTGAGAATCTTCCTAAAGATTGTGTGATCATAACTTCAAGCTGCGGGAAGTTCCGCTTTAATGATATTGACTTTGGAAATATTCCTGGAACTGAGATTCCTCGTTATCTTGATTTAGGACAGTGTAACGATTCAAACGGTGCTGTAGAGATAGCTAAGGCTGTAAGTGAAGCTCTTGATACGCCTATAAATGATCTTCCAATTTCCATAGTCCTTTCTTGGATGGAACAAAAAGCGGTTATCATACTTCTTGCATTATTTAGTTTGGGAATAAAAGATATATACCTTGGACCAAAACCACCTCAGTTTGTAAATGAGGATATCTTTAATTTCTTGGCTGAGAATTTTAATCTACATCTTACAGGTGATGCAAAAGAAGATTTAAAAAATTTATTAATAGAAAAAGTTGCTTAA